The genomic region GATTGACCGACCAGTCGACGTAATAGCGATCATCGTCCTGATCCCAGCGAATGACCGAGATCCGCAGTGAGACCGAGGAATCCGAGCGGACCAGCAGTTCGGTCAGCGCATGCATGCTGTCGATGTAGTCGTTGTTAATCGCATTGGTCTCGCGCGAAACCAGATCCGATATCGTATAGGCCGCCTTAAGGTTGGCACTTTCCTGCTGGAAGGCATCAAAATAGGTGTAGATCGACGCAAAGATCAGCAGCAGGAACGGCAGGTAGAATGCCGTCTCGATTGACACAGACCCATCGGTGTCGCGGCGAAAGGTCTTAAAGGCGGGCTTTATGAAACGATCCATGATTACCTCGGCTCCTGAACAAATGCTGACGAGGCAAACAGGCTGACACGACCGCCGGAATCTTTGTCCAGACTGTCACCTAGCCCCCATTGCGGGAATACCGGGGCGAATTTCATGCAGGCCCGAATGAACATCAGCTCATTTGACTGACCGCTGATAAAGCTGCGCACCGGCTGCACATCTTCTACCGCGTTGATACAGTCCGGCGAGGCGTCAATGCCGGTCCAGTTAAACGGATCGACCTGCACCATCTCCAAACGCAGCGAGGTGTCACAACTGTCGATAAAGCCTGATCTGGAGCAAATGGCGTCGCGGATGTCGTCATGTTGCTGGTCTGCGCCGGTTCCCAGTCGCAGATCGCGGACCGTCATGTCCAAGGCGCGCTCCAGCATGGATTGCTTGATGGTGATCAGCCCCAATTCCACCGTCGACATCAAAATCATCAGGAAAAGAGGCACCACAATGGCAAACTCCACCGTGACGTTGCCATTTTCGCGGCTGCGGAACTGCCGCAGTGACTGTTGAATGCGCCGGATCATTGGGTCAACCTCAGCTGTCTAATCGAGGTGGCAATTGAGGCAAAGGCGTCCGAGATTTCCAAGCCGTTCACATCAAAGTAATGCGCGTCTGAACTGGCACAGTCCTGCAACACCGCCTGGCCACCGCTGGGGGCTTCGAAGCCGATGGTGTAGACGATAATGCCTGCTTCCTTGGCTGCGTTGCAGATGTTTTGGGTGCGGGTGTTCTTGGTGGTTGTGCCGTAATATTTTCGAACGGGGTAGTAGTATTTGTTCTTGGCGCTCGAGGTGCCCATCCATTCCCCGAAAATATACTTGTAGTTATACTTCAAAGAGGTTCGGGCCCATAGTTCAGCATAGCTCAGCCGAACCGCAGTGCCGCTTTCGCTCGACCCGTTGCCATAGGGGTGATCTTTCCAGGTTCCGTAATTATCCCAATAGTAATCTCTGTCATACGACCGGTAACTGTTCGGGTCATAAGAGGAATAGCGGTTCGCGCTTGCGTTGTACCATAGGTCCGACATTCCACTGCGAAAATCTTCGTCAATATAATACTGCGATGTGTTCTGCCCATCGGTCATCAGCACCACGATCTTGATGGTGTCGGCATCGGTATAGCTGGACGGGCGCGCCGCAAAATCAACGGGAACGCTTGCATCCGCGCCGGTGGTCAGGGCGTTGATGGCCGGTTGGGCGGAGGGATCCAGCAAAGTGGTGGCCCATTTCATCCCCAAATCGATGGAGGTGTTTCCCCATGCGTCGAGGTTTTGGATGAAGGCCTTGAGCGTCGCGGCGTCTTTTTGAAAGGGCAGTATTTCGCGATCTGCATCAGCAGAGCATACGGCATAATTGACCAACCGCCCACTTGGGCGATAATCACTGTCATACCAGGGGCTGAAATGCATGGTGCCCTGCAAAGGAGTCGTCAGCGGCAGCGCAACACTGTTGAAGTCTGAGGACGAAAAATTTACACAGTGGGAATAATCCTGCTCGGCCGAGACGTTGTATTGGTCAAACAGCGCTTCCGGGACTGAAACTTGGGTGGCATAGGGAATGATCGAGATCGACATCTTGCCGTCGGTGGTATTGGCCACCATCTCATCGATGAAGTCTTTCGCCGCGACCTTAAGATTTGTGAGACGGTTGTTTGAATCCATTGACCCCGACACATCCAGCACCAGCGAAATCTCCAGCCCATCAATGCTTTCCTCGGCGGTCGATGAGGCATAGATCGGGATGCTGCCAACGCCGGTGAAATTCATGAAATGGGTCTCGAACTCGCTGTTGACCGTGCTGGTAACGATGCGATAGCCCAAGCCGATGTCCGAGGTGGGGGGGCTATAATATTCGCTCAGACCGGATTTGGTCAGGTAGTCGAGCACCACAGCATCTGGCGTCTGGGTCTGGTCCAGATCGGCGGCGGCCAGCACCGCCCGGTCCAGAGTATACTGCAGCTCGGTCCGGTCGCGCTCCATGCGCATCAGATCAACCCCAATACCGCCAACTGCCAGCATCGACAGAAATATGAATATGGTGGGCTTGATCAGAACCCCGTCCTCTTCCCGCGCGAATTTGCACAGGCCTGTCCTGCAGCGGTTTGCTGCACGTCTGGATAGGGCGGTTGTCTGGCGTAGTCGCAGTGGCATTGCAGTCCTCTCCGGCCCAAAAGTGACAAAGGGCCCGTATGGATACTGTGGGATTTGGTTGAAGTATTAATGCTTGATGAAGATGGCGGAATTGGGGCGTTCATATGACGTTAACTTTCAAATTGATCATAAAATTAAGGCAATTCGTGCCTTGATTCACTGCGGCCCCGACCCCTGGTCTGACCGTTGCGGGGATTCTCGAAAGTTTCCAAAACGCGGAAAAAACAGGTTTTTTTGAAATGAAATGGTCAAAAAGGTCGCACTTATTAAAGAAGTCGTCATAACCTTTCAGTGACAACTGTAGGCGAGTCGTCTCAGGATTAGGGAGAAGAGCCAATGAGTAACGTCAACGAACCCAGTTTCCGTGAAAGCGTTGACCTGATGTTCAGCCGGGCCGTTGCCCTGATGGACCTGCCACCTGGCCTGGAGGAAAAGATCAGGGTCTGCAACGCCACCTACACGGTGCGCTTTGGGGTGCGCTTGCGGGGCGAGATCAAGACCTTTACCGGATATCGCTCGGTGCATTCCGAACATATGGAACCGGTCAAGGGCGGCATCCGCTTCTCGCTGGGCGTCAACCAGGACGAGGTCGAGGCGCTGGCGGCGCTGATGACCTATAAATGCGCCCTGGTCGAGGCGCCGTTTGGCGGCTCCAAGGGCGGCCTGTGCATTGATCCGCGGCAATATGACGAACACGAGATGGAATTGATCACCCGGCGCTTTGCCTATGAGCTGATCAAACGCGACCTGATCCACCCGTCGCAAAACGTGCCCGCACCTGACATGGGCACCGGCGAGCGTGAGATGGCCTGGATCGCTGACCAATACGCCCGCATGAACACCACCGACATCAATTCCCGCGCCTGCGTCACCGGTAAGCCGCTGAATGCCGGCGGCATTGCCGGCCGGGTCGAGGCCACCGGCCGGGGCGTGCAATACGCCCTGCAGGAATTTTTCCGCCACCCGGAAGATGTGAAGGCGGCTGGTCTGAGAGGCTCGCTGGATGGCAAGCGGGTCATTGTGCAGGGGTTGGGCAACGTGGGCTATCACGCCGCCAAGTTCCTGAGCGAAGAAGACGGCGCCAAGGTCATCGGCATCATCGAATACGATGGCGGGCTGTTTGACGCCAATGGTCTCGACGTTGAGGCGGTGCGCCAGTGGATCGGCCAGCATGGCGGCGTCAGTGGCTATCCAGACGCCACCTATTCCAAGGACGGTGCGCCGTTGCTGGAGGCCGAGTGTGATATTCTGGTGCCCGCAGCTCTGGAGGGGGTGATCAACCTCTCCAACGCCGCGCGTATTCAGGCTCCGCTGATCATCGAGGCCGCCAATGGTCCGGTGACCGCCGGTGCCGATGACATCCTGCGCGAAAAGGGTGTGGTGATCATCCCTGACATGTATGCCAATGCCGGCGGTGTGACGGTGTCCTATTTTGAGTGGGTCAAGAACCTGTCGCATATCCGCTTTGGCCGCATGCAGCGCCGCCAAGAAGAGGCCCGCCACCAGTTGGTGATCAACGAGTTGGCGCAGCTGGAGAGCGTGATGGAGGGCCGTTGGAAAATGTCACCGGACTTCCGTCAGAAATACCTGCGTGGCGCCGGTGAGCTGGAACTGGTGCGCTCCGGTCTGGATGACACCATGCGGATTGCCTATCAGTCGATGCGCGAAGTCTGGCACAGTCGTGACGATATCACCGACCTGCGCACCGCCGCCTATCTGGTGTCGATCGGCAAAGTGGCCGCCAGCTATCGCGCCAAGGGGCTGTAATCTGCCAGACAGATGACTATGACGAGATGATTGTGACGGCGCGCTAACATCAGCGCGCCGTTTTCCGTTTTGGGGTCTAGCTCCGAAACCTCAAAACCGGCGAATTTTCCAGCTTTGATTTAACTGCTGCTATTGGCATTGGCGGCAGTTAGAACTTCACAGTTTTGAATGTCTCTTCCAGCTGGGTTCCTTTGTAGACAATATCCTTGGCTGTTCTTCCATTAAGCTCCGAGGTGGGGCCGTAGTACCGGACGACAATATAATAGCCGCTGTCGAGTACCGGCATCCAGTAAGTCCCATCTTTCGGATCCTCCATGCTGAAGGTAAAAGAGACGTTCCCATCGCTGTCAGGTTCGATTGAAAAATCGGGATAAGCTTGAATGTCGTTGTTCCCAATATCCGCGGGATTTAACGGCAAAAAAGTATTGGCATCATAACGTGTGACCGACCAGAACAGATCGACGCCAGGGACGTGAGGCAAAGTCAATACAAAGGGCCCGACGGCGCCTGCAAGTTTGGTTCCGGTTCGGTCCACCGGGATAACCTGATAATAAGCGTGATGTACCGGGAAACCCAAATGTCCGATTAACGTACCCGCCGCTCTGACTTTGTGGCTGCCGCCTGCCGGATGATCAACCGGTTCAAACGCTCCTGTATTGCCGCTTACCCCACCGTCGGCGAGAAACTGTTTTAGACTGTCAAATGTTGCCTTGTGTACCGTCGGAGTATAGCTCATGGCGGCCTCAGCCATGAGGTCTTGTGTCAGGGCATATGGCTTGGAGTTGTCAATGGTCCACTGGATCAACGCAAGCGTATCTTTGGGGTTCGGCAAGTCCACTTTTCCCCAAAGTCCATACATCCGGGCCTCGTGGCGGATACTGTTGGCCAACTTGTCTTCATTGAATGCAAATGTCTGAGTGCGAAGAAAGACAAAGGGAAAGTTTGAAGTTGTTTTTATGATCGTGCCTTCGGGTAGCGTACCTTTGTAATCTTCATGAACCAGAACAAACCGTTCGCCCTCTTTCGCAGTGACCTGATCGAAAATTGCATGGTGTTCGACGTCAAAAATCTCGATGCTGGAGTACCGGTCGTCCCTGGCAGGGGTATCAATGATTACCGGGCCAAACCGGACATCTGCTACGGCCTTGGAATAAAAATGATCAAGCGCTGGTGTTATGACAAAAGAGCGGTAGTCGGCAATTCGAGGGTGATCGAAAACGTTGAAGCCGAATTGCTCGATATGGTCCACTACAGATGACATGTGGTGAACGATTTTGTATCCATAATACTGCATGTCCGGCAGATCATTCTTTGACTGCGCTGAGGCAGCACTGCTCAAAAGAGCCGTGAAAAGTAACGCGGCAATTGCAGGCAGCTTTATTCGTTTCAATATCATTTTTCTCACATTTACCATTAGACCATCATCCTTCATTTGAAGTGCCCGCTCCCGAATTTTGCATCAGTTTTTATGCCTGATCAAGCCCCTAGTGAAAGCTGTTTCGTGGTTGAGCACCTGTCCGTGAATTGAGCGCTGCCAAAGAACGACGCAGGATGTCGCAACCTCGACTAGACATATCTGCCCAGTACGGGCACTTGTACC from Parasedimentitalea psychrophila harbors:
- a CDS encoding DUF1254 domain-containing protein — its product is MKDDGLMVNVRKMILKRIKLPAIAALLFTALLSSAASAQSKNDLPDMQYYGYKIVHHMSSVVDHIEQFGFNVFDHPRIADYRSFVITPALDHFYSKAVADVRFGPVIIDTPARDDRYSSIEIFDVEHHAIFDQVTAKEGERFVLVHEDYKGTLPEGTIIKTTSNFPFVFLRTQTFAFNEDKLANSIRHEARMYGLWGKVDLPNPKDTLALIQWTIDNSKPYALTQDLMAEAAMSYTPTVHKATFDSLKQFLADGGVSGNTGAFEPVDHPAGGSHKVRAAGTLIGHLGFPVHHAYYQVIPVDRTGTKLAGAVGPFVLTLPHVPGVDLFWSVTRYDANTFLPLNPADIGNNDIQAYPDFSIEPDSDGNVSFTFSMEDPKDGTYWMPVLDSGYYIVVRYYGPTSELNGRTAKDIVYKGTQLEETFKTVKF
- a CDS encoding TadE/TadG family type IV pilus assembly protein; translated protein: MPLRLRQTTALSRRAANRCRTGLCKFAREEDGVLIKPTIFIFLSMLAVGGIGVDLMRMERDRTELQYTLDRAVLAAADLDQTQTPDAVVLDYLTKSGLSEYYSPPTSDIGLGYRIVTSTVNSEFETHFMNFTGVGSIPIYASSTAEESIDGLEISLVLDVSGSMDSNNRLTNLKVAAKDFIDEMVANTTDGKMSISIIPYATQVSVPEALFDQYNVSAEQDYSHCVNFSSSDFNSVALPLTTPLQGTMHFSPWYDSDYRPSGRLVNYAVCSADADREILPFQKDAATLKAFIQNLDAWGNTSIDLGMKWATTLLDPSAQPAINALTTGADASVPVDFAARPSSYTDADTIKIVVLMTDGQNTSQYYIDEDFRSGMSDLWYNASANRYSSYDPNSYRSYDRDYYWDNYGTWKDHPYGNGSSESGTAVRLSYAELWARTSLKYNYKYIFGEWMGTSSAKNKYYYPVRKYYGTTTKNTRTQNICNAAKEAGIIVYTIGFEAPSGGQAVLQDCASSDAHYFDVNGLEISDAFASIATSIRQLRLTQ
- a CDS encoding TadE/TadG family type IV pilus assembly protein — encoded protein: MDRFIKPAFKTFRRDTDGSVSIETAFYLPFLLLIFASIYTYFDAFQQESANLKAAYTISDLVSRETNAINNDYIDSMHALTELLVRSDSSVSLRISVIRWDQDDDRYYVDWSVNRGTHFFSWTDTTISQVENDLPAMPDQERVILVETQNDVNAAFKIGLPDMNIYNFVFTRPRFAPQIVFEGSLSAGGSHEDGTDDTS
- a CDS encoding Glu/Leu/Phe/Val family dehydrogenase, with translation MSNVNEPSFRESVDLMFSRAVALMDLPPGLEEKIRVCNATYTVRFGVRLRGEIKTFTGYRSVHSEHMEPVKGGIRFSLGVNQDEVEALAALMTYKCALVEAPFGGSKGGLCIDPRQYDEHEMELITRRFAYELIKRDLIHPSQNVPAPDMGTGEREMAWIADQYARMNTTDINSRACVTGKPLNAGGIAGRVEATGRGVQYALQEFFRHPEDVKAAGLRGSLDGKRVIVQGLGNVGYHAAKFLSEEDGAKVIGIIEYDGGLFDANGLDVEAVRQWIGQHGGVSGYPDATYSKDGAPLLEAECDILVPAALEGVINLSNAARIQAPLIIEAANGPVTAGADDILREKGVVIIPDMYANAGGVTVSYFEWVKNLSHIRFGRMQRRQEEARHQLVINELAQLESVMEGRWKMSPDFRQKYLRGAGELELVRSGLDDTMRIAYQSMREVWHSRDDITDLRTAAYLVSIGKVAASYRAKGL
- a CDS encoding TadE/TadG family type IV pilus assembly protein, with amino-acid sequence MIRRIQQSLRQFRSRENGNVTVEFAIVVPLFLMILMSTVELGLITIKQSMLERALDMTVRDLRLGTGADQQHDDIRDAICSRSGFIDSCDTSLRLEMVQVDPFNWTGIDASPDCINAVEDVQPVRSFISGQSNELMFIRACMKFAPVFPQWGLGDSLDKDSGGRVSLFASSAFVQEPR